The nucleotide sequence ACAGAAGAATCTGTTGTAATCCATCAGCATATTATTTCAAGCCTCGGGAAATTCCAATGTATGAACTACAGGAATTTATTCTTGATCATGATGAACTGGAATCATTGAGACTTGCTGACCTACTTGCCTATTCTCACGAAAAAGCAGCAAAGAAAATAAAAATTTCCAGGGCTACCTTCGGACGGATCGTTGAAGCTGCACGAAAAAAAGTTACTGATGGAATCTTAAACGGTAAGGCAATCAGGATAAATGAAAATCATTAACTAAAAACTTAATATAATGTTCTACTCAAAAACGGAGATATTAAAATGAATAACCAGGCAAATACTTTCAAAGGGAAAATTGCAATCGCAACGAACGACCAGCATAGAGTAACAGGACACATTGGAAGGTGCAGAGCCTTTATGGTTTATGAAATTGATGGTGAAAAAATTGTGAATAAAGAATTGCGAGAGAATAATTTCACTAACCACAGAAGAGGCGGTGAACATCACCATTCTCATGGAGAAGGCGGTGAACACAAACACACTCACCTGATTGAAGGATTAAAGGATTGTAAATATTTAATATCAAGCGGAGGAGGATGGCGAGTTGTCGAGGATTTAAAGCTGCACAACATTTCGACTCTCTTCACAGATGTTGAAA is from Ignavibacteriota bacterium and encodes:
- a CDS encoding iron-molybdenum cofactor biosynthesis protein encodes the protein MNNQANTFKGKIAIATNDQHRVTGHIGRCRAFMVYEIDGEKIVNKELRENNFTNHRRGGEHHHSHGEGGEHKHTHLIEGLKDCKYLISSGGGWRVVEDLKLHNISTLFTDVEMIEDAVNMFIKGELKNESNLVCDHNH
- a CDS encoding DUF134 domain-containing protein: MPRPRKHRRICCNPSAYYFKPREIPMYELQEFILDHDELESLRLADLLAYSHEKAAKKIKISRATFGRIVEAARKKVTDGILNGKAIRINENH